One region of Oryza sativa Japonica Group chromosome 10, ASM3414082v1 genomic DNA includes:
- the LOC4347963 gene encoding peroxidase N, translating into MEYSYSYRFMLVCSVLVLCLNTRGARCQLSDDFYDYICPDVYTVVQQHVYAAMRTEMRMGASLLRLHFHDCFVNGCDGSILLDGDDGEKFALPNKNSVRGFEVIDAIKEDLENICPEVVSCADIVALAAGYGVLFSGGPYYDVLLGRRDGLVANQSGADNGLPSPFEPIKSIIQKFNDVGLDTTDVVVLSGGHTIGRARCTLFSNRLSTTSSSADPTLDATMAANLQSLCAGGDGNETTVLDITSAYVFDNRYYQNLLNQKGLLSSDQGLFSSDDGIANTKELVETYSADAHKFFWDFGRSMVKMGNISPLTGDDGQIRKNCRVVN; encoded by the exons ATGGAGTACTCTTACAGCTACAGGTTCATGCTTGTATGCTCTGTTCTTGTACTGTGCCTTAATACTCGGGGTGCGAGATGCCAGTTATCCGACGATTTCTACGACTACATATGTCCTGATGTGTACACCGTTGTCCAGCAGCATGTTTATGCTGCCATGAGGACTGAGATGAGGATGGGTGCCTCCCTCCTAAGGCTCCATTTCCATGACTGCTTTGTCAAT GGGTGTGACGGTTCCATCCTTCTggacggtgacgacggcgagaaATTTGCACTTCCCAACAAGAACTCTGTCAGAGGGTTCGAAGTCATTGACGCGATAAAGGAAGATCTCGAGAACATCTGCCCTGAAGTTGTTTCCTGCGCCGACATTGTAGCCCTTGCAGCTGGCTATGGAGTACTATTT AGTGGAGGCCCTTACTATGACGTTCTTCTCGGTAGAAGGGATGGTCTTGTCGCAAATCAATCAGGAGCTGACAACGGCCTCCCTTCACCGTTCGAACCCATCAAATCGATCATACAGAAGTTCAATGATGTCGGCCTCGACACAACCGATGTTGTCGTCCTATCAG GAGGGCACACGATCGGACGAGCCCGGTGCACGCTGTTCAGCAACCGGTTGTCGACCACCTCAAGCTCAGCCGACCCGACGCTGGACGCCACCATGGCCGCCAACCTCCAGAGCCTCTGTGCCGGTGGAGACGGCAACGAGACCACCGTGCTGGACATCACCTCCGCCTACGTTTTCGACAACCGCTACTACCAGAACCTCCTCAATCAGAAAGGCCTCCTGTCCTCCGACCAGGGCCTCTTCTCCAGCGACGACGGCATCGCCAACACCAAGGAGCTGGTGGAGACTTACAGCGCAGATGCCCACAAGTTCTTCTGGGATTTTGGCAGATCCATGGTGAAGATGGGCAACATCAGCCCACTCACCGGTGACGACGGCCAGATTCGCAAGAACTGCAGGGTTGTTAATTAA
- the LOC107277983 gene encoding protein NRT1/ PTR FAMILY 8.3 — protein sequence MGTMALSGASPAVISRSTQPAVFSLGLYLMAIGAGCIKSCVGPFGADQFDGGDAMERPKKSSYFNWFYFAMYVGALVSGSAVVWLQDNFGWLLGFGVPALCTVLAMASFLLGSAMYRYHQPRGSQVVRACQVVVAAVRKRNVVLPHDGFVLYDGPAEEGRRMAHTDQFSFLDKAAVAVAVPSSAAAQPWRLCTVTQVEELKAIVRMLPVWATGIVYCMVLVQQPLFPVQGRAMRRRLGVAFAVPAASLNSVYAAAMLVLVPLYDAAVVPAARRLTGSERGLTELQRIGAGMALSVAAMAAAATVEGRRLAAAGEVSIAWQVPQYVLLGASAVLAHIGQLEFFYNQAPDSMRSLCSALGHMTCSLGSYLSSVVVTVVSHATARGGSPGWIADDIDDGHLDRFFWLVAGLSSINLVVFICCAKRYKYKDSIN from the coding sequence ATGGGAACGATGGCGCTGTCGGGGGCGTCGCCGGCGGTCATCAGCCGGAGCACCCAGCCGGCCGTCTTCTCCCTGGGGCTGTACCTCATGGCCATCGGCGCCGGCTGCATCAAGTCCTGCGTGGGGCCATTCGGCGCCGACCagttcgacggcggcgacgccatgGAGAGGCCCAAGAAGAGCTCCTACTTCAACTGGTTCTACTTCGCCATGTACGTCGGCGCCCTCGTCTCCGGCTCCGCCGTGGTGTGGCTGCAGGACAACTTCGGCTGGCTCCTCGGCTTCGGCGTCCCGGCCCTCTGCACCGTCCTCGCCATGGCCAGCTTCCTCCTCGGCTCCGCCATGTACAGGTACCACCAGCCTCGTGGCAGCCAGGTGGTCCGAGCTTGccaggtcgtcgtcgccgccgtcaggaAGAGGAACGTCGTGCTGCCTCACGACGGCTTCGTCCTCTACGATGGTCCGGCAGAGGAGGGGCGGAGGATGGCGCACACCGACCAGTTCAGTTTCTTGGacaaggcggcggtggcggtggcggtgccgtcgtcggcggcggcgcagccgtgGAGGCTGTGCACGGTGACGCAGGTGGAGGAGCTGAAGGCGATCGTGCGGATGCTGCCGGTGTGGGCCACCGGGATCGTCTACTGCATGGTGCTCGTCCAGCAGCCGCTCTTCCCGGTGCAGGGCCgcgccatgcgccgccgcctcggggtCGCGTTCGCCGTCCCGGCGGCGTCGCTCAACTCCGTCTACGCCGCTGCCATGCTCGTCCTCGTGCCGCTCTACGACGCCGCGGTGgtgcccgcggcgcggcggctcaccGGCAGCGAGAGGGGGCTGACCGAGCTGCAGCGCATCGGCGCCGGCATGGCGCTAtccgtcgccgccatggccgccgcggcgaccgtCGAGGGCAGGCGactggcggccgccggcgaggtgagCATCGCGTGGCAGGTGCCGCAATACGTGCTGCTCGGCGCCAGCGCGGTGTTGGCCCACATCGGGCAGCTGGAGTTCTTCTACAACCAGGCGCCGGACTCCATGAGGAGCCTCTGCTCGGCGCTCGGCCACATGACGTGCTCGCTCGGCAGCTACCTCAgctccgtcgtcgtcaccgtcgtGTCCCATGCCACCGCGAGGGGCGGCTCGCCGGGGTGGATCGCCGACGACATCGACGACGGCCACCTCGACCGCTTCTTctggctcgtcgccggcctcagCTCGATCAACCTCGTCGTGTTCATCTGCTGCGCAAAGCGATACAAGTACAAGGATTCAATCAATTAA